GCGAGTCCACCAGGTCGGCGCGGTGGCCAAACGACTCCGGCGTGCGGAACAGCTCCGTGCCGCCGAACCAGCCGGCCAGCTCGCCCGGCGAGTCCTGGGAGAACTCCAGCAGCATGCGGTGCCGGCGCTTGGCGCGCGCCAGCTCCTCTTCGCCCACCTCGTTCTCACAGAGCGTGGACAGCACGCGGAAGGCCTCGGTGATGACCGTCGCGGCCTTCTCCGGAGCGCTGGCGGCCTCAATCTCGAGCAGCCCCGCGTCGTGGTACGCGTCCAGCGACGCGCTCACGGAGTACGCCAGGCCGCGCTTCTCCACGATTTCGAACGGCAGCCGCGACGACAGGCCGTCATCCAGCACGCGGCGGATGATCTGCAGCGCGGGGTAGTCCTCGTGCTGCTCGGGGACGCCGCGGAAGTTGAGGCGGAACTCCGTCTGCGACTCGTCATGGCTGACGAAGTGCAGGCGCGGGCCGGCCGGGGTGGGGGGCGGTGGCGCCTCGACGCTGGACGGGCCGCGCGGGAGCCGGGCGAAGGCCCGCTCGGTCATCTCCACGACTTCCGAGCGCTTCACCCGGCCGGCGGCGGTGACGACGATGTTCCCCGCGACGTAGTGCTGGGCGAAGTGCTCCAGAATCTGCGGGTGCGTCATGTTCGTGACGGACTCGCGCGTGCCGGCGATCTTCAGGGCCAGCGGGTGCCCGGGGAAGAGCAGGTGCTTGGACAGGTTGTCCAGGTCGATGTCCCGGCCCTTCTCGTCCACCTCGTCGAGCATCTCCTCGAGGATGATCTGCCGCTCCACCTCCATGTCGGTGAGGCGGGGACGGGTGAGCATGTCGCCGATGATGTCCAGGCCCACGCGCAGGTGCGCGGGGTGGATGGGCGTGTAGTAGTACCCGTGGTCCCGGGTGGTGACGCCGTTGAGGTTGCCGCCGACCTCTTCCACCGCCGCGTTCATCTTCACGGTGTCCGGCCAGCCCTCGCTGCCGCGGAAGAAGAGGTGCTCCAGGTAGTGGCTGACGCCATTGCTGACGAGCGTCTCGTGGCGGCTGCCCGTCCGCACATAGACGGCGAGCAGGGCGGTGTGGAGGTGGGGCGTCTCGATAGTGACGACGCGCAGCCCGGAGGGCAGCACGTCCCGGTACGTAGTGAAGCTCATGCGCGAGGAAGCCTTAACACGAAGGCCGTCCCCTGGCCGGGAATACTCTGGCAGGAGAGCGAGCCACCGTGCACCTGGAGGATTTGCTGACTGACGGCCAGGCCCAGGCCCGTGCCCCCCTCCTTGGTGGTGAAGAAGGGCTCGAAGAGGTGCTGTCGGATATCCTCCGTCATGCCCTGTCCGGTATCGCGCACCGTGACTTCCACGGCGTCCTCCGCCGGACGGGTGATGATGGTGAGGCGGCCGCCGGACGGCATGGCCTCGCGGCTGTTTCGCAGCAGGTTGAGGAAGACCTGCCGCAGCTGGCCCTCGTCGGCGAGCACGTGCGGGGTATCCAGGGCGAAGTC
The sequence above is a segment of the Myxococcus virescens genome. Coding sequences within it:
- a CDS encoding M16 family metallopeptidase, with protein sequence MSFTTYRDVLPSGLRVVTIETPHLHTALLAVYVRTGSRHETLVSNGVSHYLEHLFFRGSEGWPDTVKMNAAVEEVGGNLNGVTTRDHGYYYTPIHPAHLRVGLDIIGDMLTRPRLTDMEVERQIILEEMLDEVDEKGRDIDLDNLSKHLLFPGHPLALKIAGTRESVTNMTHPQILEHFAQHYVAGNIVVTAAGRVKRSEVVEMTERAFARLPRGPSSVEAPPPPTPAGPRLHFVSHDESQTEFRLNFRGVPEQHEDYPALQIIRRVLDDGLSSRLPFEIVEKRGLAYSVSASLDAYHDAGLLEIEAASAPEKAATVITEAFRVLSTLCENEVGEEELARAKRRHRMLLEFSQDSPGELAGWFGGTELFRTPESFGHRADLVDSQSAARVREVARRYFNRENLTVVAVGQRKGLKALERVVADAPGLPGPEAAPLAVVSGGRG